A single genomic interval of Nonomuraea rubra harbors:
- a CDS encoding roadblock/LC7 domain-containing protein, with translation MPDPRSELSWLLDDLIQRVPGIRHAIVLSADGLSMGSSRGLTREDAEHLSAISAGSHSLAMGAGRHFGLGGVRQTIIEMEEGFLFVTAAGQGARLAVLATADAELGMVTYEMALMVKRVGEHLSAHPRGAAPAPAWNGARP, from the coding sequence ATGCCTGACCCCAGAAGCGAACTGAGCTGGCTGCTCGACGACCTCATCCAGCGCGTGCCCGGCATCCGGCATGCCATCGTGCTGTCCGCCGACGGGCTGTCCATGGGCAGCTCCCGCGGCCTGACCAGGGAGGACGCCGAGCACCTGTCCGCCATCTCCGCCGGCTCCCACAGCCTCGCCATGGGAGCGGGACGGCACTTCGGGCTGGGCGGCGTACGGCAGACGATCATCGAGATGGAGGAGGGCTTCCTCTTCGTCACCGCCGCGGGGCAGGGGGCGCGGCTGGCCGTGCTGGCCACGGCCGACGCCGAGCTGGGCATGGTCACGTACGAGATGGCGCTCATGGTCAAGCGGGTCGGCGAGCACCTGTCCGCGCATCCGAGGGGAGCGGCACCGGCACCCGCCTGGAACGGCGCGAGACCGTGA
- a CDS encoding DUF742 domain-containing protein, which translates to MTGEDPGPLIRLYGLTGGRARPQGESFDLVAIVATVTDFPQSGDLLPEHRAVLSLCRRPTPVADVAAHLRLPINITRVILGDLRRDGLVSIERPRPVAQTIDERIYREVLDGLRSL; encoded by the coding sequence GTGACAGGGGAGGATCCCGGGCCGCTGATCCGGCTGTACGGGCTGACCGGGGGCCGGGCGCGCCCGCAGGGCGAGTCGTTCGACCTGGTGGCGATCGTCGCGACGGTCACCGACTTCCCCCAGTCCGGGGACCTGCTCCCCGAGCATCGTGCCGTGCTGTCGCTGTGCCGCAGGCCCACCCCGGTGGCGGACGTCGCGGCCCACCTCAGGCTGCCGATCAACATCACCCGCGTGATCCTCGGCGATCTGCGGCGGGACGGCCTGGTCAGCATCGAGCGCCCGCGCCCCGTCGCGCAGACGATCGACGAACGCATCTACAGGGAAGTGCTGGATGGGCTACGCAGTCTCTGA
- a CDS encoding GTP-binding protein yields MGYAVSEPGTTRAPSALAIKILIAGGFGVGKTTMVGTISEIRPLHTEELLSDRGIGVDDTSGVESKTTTTVALDFGRITIRDGLWLYLFGTPGQDRFWFMWDELALGALGAVVLADTRRLQDCFPAVDYFEQRGIPFVVGVNCFDGARRYEPGKVRRALGLSEHIPIVLCDVRRRASVKEVLTTLVTYAVKGL; encoded by the coding sequence ATGGGCTACGCAGTCTCTGAGCCTGGTACGACCAGGGCTCCTTCGGCCCTGGCCATCAAGATCCTCATCGCGGGCGGCTTCGGGGTCGGCAAGACGACCATGGTCGGCACGATCAGCGAGATCCGGCCGCTGCACACCGAGGAGTTGCTGAGCGACCGCGGCATCGGGGTGGACGACACCTCGGGCGTGGAGTCCAAGACCACCACGACCGTGGCGCTGGACTTCGGCCGCATCACCATCCGCGACGGGTTGTGGCTGTACCTGTTCGGCACGCCCGGGCAGGACCGGTTCTGGTTCATGTGGGACGAGCTGGCCCTGGGAGCGCTCGGGGCCGTCGTGCTCGCCGACACGCGCCGGTTGCAGGACTGCTTCCCGGCGGTGGACTACTTCGAGCAGCGCGGGATCCCGTTCGTGGTGGGGGTGAACTGCTTCGACGGCGCCCGCCGGTACGAGCCGGGCAAGGTGCGGCGGGCGCTCGGGCTGAGCGAGCACATCCCGATCGTGCTGTGCGACGTGCGGCGGCGCGCGTCGGTGAAGGAGGTGCTCACCACGCTGGTCACGTACGCGGTCAAGGGACTCTGA
- a CDS encoding LysR family transcriptional regulator — translation MALTDASLTALRVFREVAERGTLTAAATALGYTQSAVSRQIAALERAAGAALLDRRHDGVRLTPAGRIVLRRAAAVVQQVDAGARELAGLPDEPGTVRLGWFASAGADLVPRALAALRATHPAITVNTREGPTPVLVRALRAGTLELALLGSAPPFRPPDTETPALEVLTLSERGLRVAVPAGHPLARGDYLDVADLHGQRWIAGPGSAAAGGAGDSTGMGAWPGLDERPEIAHSARDWLAKLALVAAGCGLTTVPAMLESVVPPGVRVLPVRGGPQEQRRLLLARMPGPMTEAAARLAEALREAALASGDEAAPVRVP, via the coding sequence ATGGCTCTCACCGACGCCTCGCTCACCGCGCTCCGGGTCTTCCGCGAGGTGGCCGAGCGGGGCACGCTCACCGCCGCCGCCACCGCGCTCGGCTACACGCAGTCGGCCGTCTCCCGCCAGATCGCCGCACTCGAACGCGCGGCCGGCGCCGCCCTCCTGGATCGGCGGCACGACGGCGTCCGGCTCACCCCGGCAGGCCGGATCGTGCTGCGCCGCGCCGCCGCCGTCGTCCAGCAGGTGGACGCGGGCGCGCGCGAGCTGGCCGGGCTGCCCGACGAGCCCGGCACGGTACGGCTCGGCTGGTTCGCCAGCGCGGGCGCCGACCTCGTGCCCCGGGCGCTGGCCGCCCTTCGCGCCACGCACCCCGCCATCACCGTGAACACCCGCGAGGGCCCCACGCCGGTGCTGGTCCGCGCGTTGCGCGCCGGCACGCTGGAGCTCGCGCTGCTCGGCTCGGCCCCGCCGTTCCGGCCGCCCGACACCGAGACGCCGGCGCTGGAGGTGCTGACCCTCAGCGAGCGCGGCCTGCGCGTGGCCGTGCCGGCCGGCCATCCGCTCGCCCGCGGCGACTACCTCGACGTCGCCGACCTGCACGGGCAGCGCTGGATCGCCGGCCCGGGCAGCGCCGCGGCCGGGGGAGCGGGCGACAGCACGGGCATGGGCGCCTGGCCCGGCCTCGACGAGCGTCCCGAGATCGCGCACTCCGCGCGCGACTGGCTGGCCAAGCTCGCCCTGGTGGCCGCCGGCTGCGGCCTGACCACCGTGCCAGCCATGCTGGAATCCGTCGTGCCGCCGGGCGTGCGCGTCCTCCCGGTACGCGGCGGCCCCCAGGAGCAGCGCCGCCTCCTGCTCGCCAGGATGCCGGGCCCGATGACCGAGGCCGCCGCCCGCCTGGCAGAGGCGCTGCGCGAGGCCGCCCTGGCTTCGGGAGATGAGGCCGCGCCGGTCAGAGTCCCTTGA
- a CDS encoding SDR family NAD(P)-dependent oxidoreductase, with translation MTNPRVALVTGATQGLGLALVEGLARRLGPAGTVYLTGRDAGRVAGAVAGMPQTGARVLGELLDVADPDAAARLAGVIGERHGGVDLVFGNAVMRVGPDDDPRAVMDEYTQVNNFGTTRLMRAFVPLLRDGGRFLVVASSLGTLHHLAPVLHGRFDRAASLDEVDKQVAAWRDAVEDGSAAAGAWPAFINIPSKIAQVAAVRALAAERRAEDLRRGILLAAVCPGMINTPTSGLWWDVSGAASPAEAAVPLLDLALNPLDPAHYGELVRYGKTLPWRPAA, from the coding sequence ATGACGAATCCTCGTGTAGCCCTCGTGACCGGTGCGACCCAGGGACTCGGCCTGGCCCTGGTGGAGGGCCTGGCCAGGCGGCTGGGCCCGGCCGGCACCGTCTACCTGACCGGCCGCGACGCCGGGCGCGTGGCCGGCGCCGTGGCGGGCATGCCGCAGACGGGCGCCCGCGTACTTGGTGAGCTGCTGGACGTCGCCGACCCGGACGCCGCCGCCCGCCTCGCCGGCGTGATCGGCGAGCGCCACGGCGGCGTGGACCTCGTGTTCGGCAACGCCGTGATGCGGGTCGGGCCCGATGACGACCCGCGGGCGGTGATGGACGAGTACACCCAGGTGAACAACTTCGGCACCACCCGGCTGATGCGCGCGTTCGTGCCGCTGCTGCGCGACGGCGGGCGGTTCCTGGTGGTGGCCAGCTCGCTGGGCACGCTGCACCACCTGGCGCCCGTGCTGCACGGCCGCTTCGACCGGGCGGCGTCGCTGGACGAGGTGGACAAGCAGGTGGCGGCCTGGCGCGACGCGGTCGAGGACGGCAGCGCCGCCGCCGGTGCCTGGCCGGCCTTCATCAACATCCCGTCCAAGATCGCCCAGGTCGCCGCGGTACGGGCGCTCGCCGCGGAGCGCCGCGCCGAGGACCTGCGGCGCGGCATCCTGCTCGCCGCGGTCTGCCCCGGCATGATCAACACACCCACCTCGGGCCTGTGGTGGGACGTCTCCGGCGCCGCCAGCCCCGCCGAGGCCGCCGTCCCCCTGCTCGACCTGGCCCTGAACCCGCTCGACCCGGCCCACTACGGCGAGCTCGTCCGGTACGGCAAGACCCTGCCCTGGCGCCCCGCCGCGTAG